One genomic window of Tenacibaculum tangerinum includes the following:
- a CDS encoding porin family protein, giving the protein MKTCKKILLALLILTSFNVSSQIDFGIKSGANFATLSDATNNGTKIGFVAGVFGSGKIGKKWALQGELLYSQQGSEFDAFNFNTEYLNVPILVKKYVGLGFNLQFGPQFGFLVNDNADEFDSIEAGFESKNFDLSGVVGLGYDFIFGLRFDARYQFGFTNTTGNSEFSNQNRVFTIAVGYSFL; this is encoded by the coding sequence ATGAAAACTTGTAAAAAAATTTTACTTGCACTACTCATTCTTACATCCTTTAATGTATCTTCTCAGATTGATTTCGGAATAAAATCTGGCGCCAACTTTGCCACTTTATCCGATGCTACTAACAATGGTACTAAAATAGGATTTGTTGCTGGAGTATTTGGAAGTGGAAAAATTGGAAAAAAATGGGCGCTTCAGGGAGAACTTTTGTACTCTCAGCAAGGCTCTGAATTTGATGCTTTTAATTTTAATACGGAATATTTGAATGTTCCTATACTTGTTAAAAAATATGTTGGTTTGGGTTTTAACCTTCAGTTTGGTCCTCAATTTGGTTTTCTAGTTAACGATAATGCCGACGAGTTTGATAGTATTGAAGCTGGATTTGAATCTAAAAACTTTGACCTTTCAGGAGTCGTAGGTTTGGGATATGATTTTATTTTTGGATTGCGTTTTGATGCTCGTTATCAATTTGGCTTTACCAATACTACTGGTAATTCTGAATTTTCTAATCAAAATAGAGTGTTCACTATAGCGGTTGGTTATTCTTTCTTATAA